A stretch of the Paenibacillus dendritiformis genome encodes the following:
- a CDS encoding sugar phosphate isomerase/epimerase family protein, whose product MKWSVFTVAVPDLSVEQVIPEAAAAGLHGIEWRCASRPAEAESQPPSFWGNNRCTIEPGTAPEALRGLRQQMREHGLDSAAVMPYLKVGDMEAAEEVMRIARALGAPMMRIGVHGYNRSRPYGELYDEQMKYVAKLVPLLKQYGIRGLIETHHMTIAPSASAAYRIASSFDPEHIGVLFDPGNMAFEGYENHRMGLEILGPYLAHVHVKNADVAAAREHNGPKLEWSPLERGFVRWQQVMEDLNAIGYDGYCGVEDFSGVHSSGDMLRGFVSLMKELAHGAAARQEAGSAGGSSR is encoded by the coding sequence ATGAAATGGTCTGTCTTTACCGTAGCCGTTCCCGATCTGTCGGTGGAACAAGTCATTCCGGAAGCAGCCGCTGCCGGGCTTCACGGAATCGAATGGCGCTGCGCCTCGAGGCCGGCGGAGGCGGAGAGCCAGCCCCCATCCTTCTGGGGCAATAATCGGTGCACCATCGAGCCCGGAACCGCTCCGGAAGCGCTTCGGGGCCTGCGCCAGCAGATGCGCGAGCATGGCCTCGACAGCGCCGCCGTCATGCCCTACTTGAAGGTCGGAGATATGGAGGCGGCGGAAGAAGTGATGCGTATCGCCCGGGCGCTGGGAGCGCCGATGATGCGGATCGGCGTCCATGGCTATAACCGGAGCCGGCCTTACGGCGAGCTGTATGACGAGCAGATGAAATATGTGGCGAAGCTCGTGCCGCTGCTGAAGCAGTATGGCATCCGGGGGCTGATCGAGACGCATCATATGACGATCGCGCCCAGCGCCAGCGCGGCCTACCGGATCGCGTCTTCCTTCGACCCGGAGCATATCGGCGTGCTGTTCGACCCGGGCAATATGGCGTTCGAAGGGTATGAGAACCACCGCATGGGCCTGGAAATACTGGGGCCTTACCTGGCGCATGTTCATGTCAAAAATGCGGATGTCGCGGCCGCGCGGGAACATAACGGCCCGAAGCTCGAATGGTCGCCGCTGGAGCGTGGATTCGTCCGCTGGCAGCAGGTGATGGAGGACTTGAACGCAATCGGTTATGACGGTTATTGCGGGGTGGAGGATTTCAGCGGCGTCCATTCCTCAGGCGATATGCTGCGCGGCTTCGTCTCGCTGATGAAGGAGCTTGCGCATGGCGCCGCTGCCCGTCAGGAAGCCGGAAGCGCCGGGGGGAGTTCGCGATGA
- a CDS encoding SDR family oxidoreductase, whose protein sequence is MSQWFDLRGKTAVIAGGTSTLGRSMAEALAAHGAQVAIIGRRPDAAAEVVERLAAAGGSAQAFLGDMTDERDIERVHAEVMQCCGQADVLLYCPGVNSATPFFELEMEEWDHIMNVNVKGAIRMCQQFGKSMIEGGRGGSIILISSVSSDPPLSRVFSYSMSKAALNSMTQYLAREFAPHGVRVNAIIPGFFPAEQNRAILSPERVDAIMRHTPMGRFGSPEELQGTAVWLASERASGFVTGALIRVDGGFGAMTI, encoded by the coding sequence ATGTCGCAGTGGTTTGATTTGCGAGGCAAGACCGCGGTGATTGCCGGTGGAACGAGCACGCTCGGCCGATCGATGGCCGAGGCGCTGGCTGCGCATGGCGCCCAGGTCGCCATTATCGGGCGCAGGCCGGATGCCGCCGCTGAAGTGGTAGAGCGGCTGGCCGCGGCGGGAGGGAGCGCCCAGGCGTTTCTGGGCGATATGACGGACGAGCGCGATATCGAGCGCGTTCACGCCGAAGTAATGCAGTGCTGCGGCCAAGCCGATGTGCTGCTGTATTGCCCCGGAGTGAACAGCGCGACGCCGTTTTTCGAGCTGGAGATGGAAGAATGGGATCATATTATGAACGTCAATGTGAAGGGCGCCATCCGGATGTGCCAGCAATTCGGGAAGTCGATGATCGAAGGCGGCCGCGGAGGCTCCATTATTCTCATCTCCTCCGTCTCCTCGGATCCGCCGTTATCCCGCGTGTTTTCCTACTCCATGTCGAAGGCGGCCCTGAACAGCATGACCCAATATTTGGCCCGGGAGTTCGCTCCCCACGGCGTCAGGGTCAACGCGATCATCCCCGGCTTCTTCCCGGCGGAGCAGAACCGGGCGATTCTGTCCCCGGAGCGGGTGGATGCGATTATGCGGCATACGCCGATGGGGAGGTTCGGCAGCCCCGAGGAGCTGCAAGGGACTGCCGTGTGGCTGGCGTCCGAGCGGGCTTCGGGCTTTGTGACCGGCGCATTGATCCGTGTCGATGGCGGTTTCGGAGCGATGACGATCTAG
- a CDS encoding glucuronate isomerase, which translates to MNQEEQAIRQMAHEVVKQCAVTDMHTHLYAENFGSLLLWGIDELLTYHYLIAEMFRHSDVPEETFWGWNKERQANHVFQTLFVERTPVSEAAIAVVGICQRLGMPIASRSIEALREAWATVSLSEHIDHIFRLANVKQVAMTNDPFDPLERAVWHSGGVRDSRFLAALRIDSLLLDWESACPKLQAEGFAVAADWDGQNGEQNAREARRFLKEWAVRMKAVYIAASLPGTFRYPDHGWSSRMLDEAVIPVCQELNLPLALMIGVKRQVNPALRLAGDRGERTDIGMLERLLVRHPSQRFMATLLARENQHELAVLARKFRNLLPFGCWWFLHTESMIAEMTRMRTELLGTSFIPQHSDCRVLEQLITKWDYSRRTIADVLAHQYIRLARAGWTVTREEMERDADEWFNRQFRTFAGIAPAGSSG; encoded by the coding sequence ATGAACCAGGAAGAACAGGCGATTCGGCAGATGGCGCATGAGGTCGTGAAGCAATGCGCCGTCACCGATATGCACACCCATCTGTATGCGGAGAACTTCGGTTCCCTGTTGCTCTGGGGGATCGACGAGCTGTTGACTTACCATTATCTGATTGCCGAGATGTTCAGGCATTCCGACGTTCCGGAGGAGACGTTCTGGGGCTGGAACAAGGAGCGGCAGGCAAATCACGTGTTCCAGACCTTATTCGTCGAACGTACTCCCGTCAGCGAAGCGGCGATCGCGGTCGTCGGCATATGCCAGCGCCTCGGCATGCCGATCGCAAGCCGCAGCATCGAGGCGCTGCGGGAAGCGTGGGCGACGGTCAGCTTATCGGAGCATATCGATCATATTTTCCGCTTGGCGAATGTGAAGCAGGTCGCGATGACCAACGACCCGTTCGATCCGCTGGAGCGTGCGGTATGGCACAGCGGCGGCGTGCGGGATTCCCGGTTCCTGGCGGCGCTCCGGATCGATTCCTTGCTGCTGGACTGGGAATCGGCCTGTCCGAAGCTGCAGGCGGAAGGGTTTGCGGTTGCAGCCGACTGGGACGGGCAGAACGGGGAGCAGAATGCCCGCGAAGCGAGACGGTTCCTGAAGGAATGGGCGGTGCGTATGAAGGCGGTCTATATTGCCGCATCGCTGCCCGGAACGTTCCGGTACCCGGATCACGGATGGAGCAGCCGCATGCTTGACGAAGCGGTCATCCCCGTCTGCCAGGAGCTGAACCTGCCGCTCGCGCTCATGATCGGCGTCAAGCGTCAAGTCAATCCGGCCTTGCGCCTGGCGGGAGACCGCGGGGAGCGGACCGACATCGGCATGCTGGAGCGGCTGCTTGTCCGCCATCCATCCCAGCGCTTCATGGCCACCCTGCTTGCCCGCGAGAATCAGCACGAGCTGGCGGTGCTCGCCCGCAAGTTCCGCAATCTGCTGCCTTTCGGCTGCTGGTGGTTCCTGCATACCGAATCGATGATTGCGGAGATGACCCGGATGCGGACCGAACTGCTTGGCACCTCCTTCATTCCGCAGCATTCGGATTGCCGGGTGCTGGAGCAGTTGATTACGAAATGGGACTATTCCCGCCGCACGATTGCCGATGTGCTGGCTCATCAATATATTCGCCTCGCACGGGCGGGATGGACGGTAACGCGGGAAGAGATGGAACGGGATGCGGATGAATGGTTCAACCGTCAATTCCGGACGTTCGCCGGCATCGCGCCGGCCGGATCGTCAGGATGA
- a CDS encoding Gfo/Idh/MocA family protein, whose translation MDTVRIGVIGLGNMGSAHAKCIARGEIIGAVLAAVCDSVPGRREWAESELGEHIPFYSTEEEMLASGKIDAVLIATPHYHHPQSAINAFGRGLHVLIEKPAGVYTKQVREMNERAARSGKVFGIMYNQRSQPIYQKLRDLIQSGELGEIRRTNWIITNWYRPQSYYNSGGWRATWAGEGGGVLINQDPHQLDLWQWTTGLVPKRMRAFCRFGHYRDIEVEDDVTAYVEYENGASGVFVTTTGEAPGTNRFEITGDRGKVVIEHGKLTFWRLRVPEPEFNRQYEGMFGQPECWKCDIPVHGQGGEHRCIIQNWTDAIRTGAPLLAPGEEGIHGLTLSNAMLLSAWTDNWVTFPLDEDLFHAELQKRIAQSRYSPAAPEEARAPADMSRSFGS comes from the coding sequence GTGGATACCGTACGAATCGGCGTCATCGGATTAGGAAATATGGGGAGCGCGCATGCGAAGTGCATCGCGCGCGGCGAGATCATCGGGGCGGTACTGGCTGCTGTCTGCGACAGCGTTCCCGGCCGCCGGGAGTGGGCGGAGTCCGAATTGGGGGAGCATATCCCGTTTTATTCGACAGAGGAGGAGATGCTGGCTTCCGGGAAAATCGATGCCGTACTGATCGCGACCCCTCATTACCATCACCCGCAATCGGCGATCAACGCATTCGGGCGTGGGCTTCATGTCCTAATCGAAAAGCCGGCAGGGGTCTATACGAAGCAGGTCCGGGAGATGAACGAACGGGCGGCGCGAAGCGGCAAAGTGTTCGGCATCATGTACAATCAGCGCAGCCAGCCGATCTATCAGAAGCTCCGCGATCTGATTCAATCGGGAGAACTGGGCGAGATTCGGCGGACGAACTGGATTATTACGAACTGGTACCGGCCGCAGAGCTACTATAATTCAGGCGGCTGGCGCGCGACTTGGGCGGGCGAAGGCGGCGGCGTGCTCATCAATCAGGATCCCCACCAGCTAGATCTGTGGCAGTGGACGACCGGCCTTGTGCCGAAGCGGATGCGGGCGTTTTGCCGCTTCGGGCATTACCGGGACATCGAGGTCGAGGACGATGTTACCGCTTATGTGGAATATGAAAATGGAGCGAGCGGCGTATTCGTCACGACGACCGGCGAGGCGCCGGGCACGAACCGCTTCGAGATTACCGGGGATCGGGGCAAAGTCGTCATTGAGCACGGGAAGCTGACATTTTGGCGGCTGAGGGTGCCGGAGCCGGAGTTCAACCGGCAATATGAAGGCATGTTCGGACAGCCTGAATGCTGGAAATGCGACATTCCGGTCCATGGACAGGGCGGCGAGCACCGCTGCATTATTCAGAATTGGACCGACGCGATCCGGACAGGGGCTCCGCTCCTGGCGCCGGGCGAGGAGGGCATACACGGTCTGACGCTGTCGAATGCGATGCTGCTGTCGGCCTGGACGGACAACTGGGTCACGTTCCCGCTGGACGAGGATCTGTTCCATGCGGAGCTCCAGAAGCGGATTGCCCAGTCCCGCTATTCGCCCGCTGCGCCGGAAGAGGCGCGGGCTCCGGCGGATATGAGCCGTTCGTTCGGTTCGTAG
- a CDS encoding helix-turn-helix transcriptional regulator — MEACTCGPGRERSVPRRLAGLGPFPCCLKEEMRLSFIHHSSMFDFQYRNTAPYETPYFHSHANYEIYLFHSGHVHYLIGDQIYLLQPGDLILMHGLTLHRPNIDTRYPYIRSIIHFDPRYVEAIHAAGDAAQELLRPFRSLKYARLRLSEGQVDEAMRLLGRMSLMGERGDFVGIQRQRLAFLELLYCIYDWCQEPLAERSAEGEPEIRVQEAIQVIEGCYHEEMTLEDIASRLHMNKHYLSKVFKEVTGTTVFTYLYHRRINQAKIWFLTEPDWSVTEVAMRAGFKHLSHFSRLFKQMVGCSPDQYRKQLQASESG; from the coding sequence ATGGAAGCCTGTACGTGCGGACCGGGCCGGGAGCGATCCGTTCCGCGCCGGTTAGCCGGGCTCGGGCCGTTCCCCTGCTGCCTGAAGGAGGAGATGCGGTTGTCCTTCATTCATCATTCCTCGATGTTCGATTTTCAATATCGCAATACGGCGCCTTACGAGACGCCGTATTTCCATTCTCATGCCAACTATGAGATCTATCTGTTCCATTCCGGCCATGTTCATTATTTGATCGGCGATCAGATCTATCTCCTTCAGCCGGGAGATTTGATTCTGATGCACGGCTTGACCCTGCACCGGCCGAATATTGACACCCGTTATCCGTATATTCGCTCCATCATTCACTTCGATCCGCGCTATGTAGAGGCGATCCATGCGGCAGGCGATGCCGCGCAGGAGCTGCTGCGTCCGTTCCGGTCCTTGAAATACGCGCGCTTGCGGCTGTCCGAAGGCCAGGTCGACGAAGCGATGCGGCTGCTCGGCCGCATGAGCCTGATGGGGGAACGCGGGGACTTCGTCGGCATTCAGCGGCAGCGCCTTGCCTTTCTCGAATTGCTGTACTGCATCTATGATTGGTGCCAGGAGCCGCTCGCGGAACGGTCGGCGGAAGGGGAGCCCGAGATCCGGGTGCAGGAAGCGATACAGGTCATCGAAGGCTGCTATCATGAGGAGATGACGCTGGAGGACATCGCCAGCCGCCTGCATATGAACAAGCATTATCTCAGCAAAGTGTTCAAAGAAGTGACCGGTACCACGGTCTTTACGTATCTGTACCATCGCCGCATCAATCAGGCGAAGATTTGGTTTTTAACCGAACCGGATTGGTCGGTGACCGAGGTGGCGATGCGGGCGGGGTTCAAGCATCTATCGCATTTCTCCCGCTTGTTCAAGCAAATGGTCGGCTGTTCGCCGGATCAATACCGCAAGCAGCTTCAAGCTTCCGAGTCGGGGTAA
- a CDS encoding M20/M25/M40 family metallo-hydrolase — protein sequence MVQQDRVVKHFMELVQVDSETKNERAICDVLKQRFEALGLQVIEDDTAQTTGHGAGNLIVNWPATPGQEGSTRLFFTSHMDTVKPGNGIRPQLGEDGYIRSDGTTILGSDDKAGLAAMFEAIRVITETNRPHGQVQFVITVGEESGLVGARAMSADHLQADLGYALDSNGEVGAIAVAAPTQAKISMEIFGKSAHAGVNPEDGISAIQVASKAIARMPLGRIDHETTANIGRFEGGGATNIVCDYVKLDAEARSIVQSKVEAQAEKMKEALESAAAEYGARAEFKSEIVYPAFNFTEKDEVVQLAQRAIERIGSVSRLFHSGGGSDANIFNGMGVPTVNLAVGYEDIHTTSERIHVSDLVRTSELVVALIEEAAKA from the coding sequence ATGGTTCAACAGGATAGAGTAGTGAAGCATTTCATGGAATTGGTGCAGGTGGACAGCGAGACGAAAAACGAGCGCGCGATCTGCGACGTGCTCAAGCAGCGGTTCGAAGCGCTCGGTCTGCAGGTGATCGAGGACGATACGGCTCAGACGACGGGGCATGGAGCAGGCAACCTGATCGTGAACTGGCCGGCGACGCCGGGACAGGAAGGCAGCACCCGCTTGTTCTTCACTTCCCATATGGATACGGTGAAGCCGGGCAACGGCATCCGTCCGCAGCTCGGCGAGGACGGCTACATACGGAGCGACGGCACCACGATTCTCGGATCGGACGACAAGGCCGGTCTGGCGGCCATGTTCGAAGCCATTCGCGTCATCACGGAGACGAATCGCCCGCATGGCCAGGTTCAATTCGTGATTACGGTAGGCGAAGAATCGGGCCTCGTCGGCGCCCGCGCCATGTCGGCCGATCATTTGCAGGCCGATCTCGGCTACGCGCTCGACTCGAACGGAGAGGTCGGCGCTATCGCGGTGGCGGCGCCGACCCAAGCGAAGATTTCGATGGAGATTTTCGGGAAGTCGGCCCATGCCGGCGTGAATCCGGAGGATGGCATCAGCGCGATTCAGGTTGCCAGCAAGGCGATCGCGCGCATGCCGCTGGGACGGATCGATCACGAGACGACGGCCAACATCGGCCGCTTCGAGGGCGGCGGCGCCACGAATATCGTCTGCGATTATGTGAAGCTGGACGCCGAAGCGCGCAGCATCGTGCAGAGCAAGGTCGAAGCCCAGGCGGAGAAGATGAAGGAAGCGCTGGAGAGCGCGGCAGCCGAATACGGCGCCCGGGCGGAATTCAAGAGCGAGATCGTCTATCCGGCGTTCAATTTCACGGAAAAGGATGAAGTCGTGCAGCTGGCGCAGCGCGCCATCGAGCGCATCGGCTCCGTCTCCCGCCTGTTCCATTCCGGCGGCGGCAGCGACGCCAATATCTTTAACGGCATGGGCGTGCCGACGGTCAATCTGGCCGTAGGCTATGAAGATATTCATACGACGAGCGAACGCATTCACGTGTCCGATCTGGTACGCACGAGCGAACTGGTCGTAGCCTTGATCGAAGAAGCGGCGAAGGCGTAA
- the prli42 gene encoding stressosome-associated protein Prli42, whose product MQSKKWFKIIVYLMLAAMLVSTALVLIEPLLYG is encoded by the coding sequence ATGCAATCCAAAAAGTGGTTCAAAATCATCGTCTATCTGATGCTGGCGGCCATGCTCGTATCGACCGCGCTCGTGCTGATCGAGCCATTGTTGTACGGCTGA
- the lipB gene encoding lipoyl(octanoyl) transferase LipB, giving the protein MNGTAESAQGGRRLRVHHLGFTGYGEAWELQKSIVKQVDSGARDDTLLLLEHPPTYTIGSQRHPEHLLLSPEQLKERGIAVYQIDRGGDITYHGPGQLVGYPILLLEGKRIDLHGYLRSLEEAIIRLLASFGVEGSRKPEYTGVWVGDVKLAAIGVKFNKCRRHRGFVTSHGFALNVKSGIQAGGFSGIVPCGISEYGVTSLEDCTGREFTVEDVGRLLLPYLAEVLEYDQAIVEPLAELSR; this is encoded by the coding sequence ATGAATGGAACGGCAGAATCGGCACAAGGCGGGAGAAGGCTTCGTGTTCATCATCTGGGCTTCACCGGCTACGGCGAAGCGTGGGAACTGCAAAAAAGCATCGTGAAGCAGGTCGATAGCGGCGCACGGGACGATACGCTGCTGCTGCTGGAGCATCCGCCGACCTATACGATCGGATCGCAGCGGCATCCGGAGCATTTGCTGCTCTCTCCCGAGCAATTGAAGGAGCGAGGCATCGCCGTCTACCAGATCGATCGCGGCGGGGACATCACCTACCACGGCCCGGGGCAGCTTGTCGGCTACCCGATACTGCTGCTCGAAGGGAAGCGGATCGACCTGCACGGCTACTTGCGCTCCCTGGAGGAAGCGATCATTCGGCTCCTCGCTTCGTTCGGGGTCGAGGGAAGCCGCAAGCCGGAGTATACGGGCGTCTGGGTCGGCGACGTGAAGCTGGCGGCGATCGGCGTCAAGTTCAATAAATGCCGCCGGCACCGTGGCTTCGTGACGAGCCACGGCTTCGCCCTGAACGTCAAGAGCGGCATCCAGGCAGGGGGCTTCAGCGGCATTGTGCCGTGCGGAATCAGCGAGTATGGCGTCACTTCCCTGGAGGACTGCACAGGCAGGGAGTTTACGGTGGAGGATGTCGGCAGGCTGCTGCTGCCTTACTTGGCCGAGGTGCTGGAGTACGATCAGGCGATCGTCGAGCCATTGGCAGAGCTGAGCAGATAG
- a CDS encoding dihydrolipoamide acetyltransferase family protein: MSDVNGKEITMPQLAESLVQATIGKWLKQPGDSFEAYEPICEVITDKVVAELPATEAGVMEQIIAQEGETVAVGAVICRVRTEGGAEPANAEQANKPAAAQDSGQAPASAGQDMSGRYSPAVQRLAFEHGIDLTRLKGSGLGGRITRKDVLAAVESGASASAGGAGAGAQTPRQAEQPAQRGTAAPAASSDPLQDAAQVPVRHSGLHLADSPRIPTIEVEEAGRGETFIDVTPIRHTIASRMRQSVSEIPHAWTMIEVDVTNLVLLRNKVKDEFMRKEGFNLTYLAFVLKAVVNAIKDYPIMNSVWAVDKIIVKRDINLSLAVGTEDSVLTPVIKHADQKNIAGLAREIDELARKTREGRLRPDDMQGGTFTVNNTGSFGSILSYPIINYPQAAILTFESIVKKPVVINDMIAVRSMANMCLSLDHRILDGVICGRFLQRVKENLEGYTLDTKVY; the protein is encoded by the coding sequence ATGTCTGATGTTAACGGGAAAGAAATCACGATGCCGCAGTTGGCCGAATCGCTCGTGCAGGCCACGATCGGCAAATGGCTGAAGCAGCCCGGGGATTCGTTCGAGGCCTATGAGCCTATCTGCGAGGTCATTACCGATAAAGTCGTCGCCGAGCTGCCGGCTACCGAAGCGGGCGTCATGGAACAGATTATCGCGCAGGAAGGGGAGACGGTCGCCGTCGGCGCCGTCATCTGCCGCGTCCGGACCGAAGGGGGCGCGGAGCCGGCGAACGCAGAGCAGGCGAACAAGCCGGCCGCCGCTCAGGACAGCGGTCAGGCGCCAGCTTCCGCCGGGCAAGATATGAGCGGGCGCTACTCGCCTGCGGTCCAACGCCTGGCGTTCGAGCACGGCATCGATCTGACCCGCTTGAAGGGTTCAGGCTTGGGCGGACGGATAACGCGGAAGGACGTGCTGGCGGCCGTCGAATCGGGCGCTTCCGCCTCTGCCGGAGGAGCCGGTGCGGGCGCGCAGACGCCTCGCCAAGCAGAGCAGCCGGCCCAGCGCGGCACGGCTGCGCCAGCGGCTTCATCCGATCCGCTGCAGGATGCGGCTCAGGTGCCGGTGCGCCATTCAGGGCTCCATCTGGCGGATTCGCCGCGCATACCAACCATCGAAGTAGAGGAGGCCGGCCGCGGGGAGACGTTCATTGACGTGACGCCTATCCGCCATACCATCGCCAGCCGGATGCGGCAAAGCGTCTCCGAGATTCCGCATGCGTGGACGATGATAGAAGTCGACGTGACGAATCTCGTGCTGCTGCGCAACAAGGTCAAGGACGAATTCATGCGCAAGGAAGGCTTCAACCTGACCTATCTCGCGTTCGTGCTGAAGGCGGTCGTCAACGCGATCAAGGATTACCCGATCATGAACTCGGTCTGGGCCGTCGACAAGATTATCGTCAAGCGGGACATCAACCTGTCGCTGGCGGTCGGCACCGAAGACTCGGTCCTGACCCCGGTCATCAAGCACGCGGATCAGAAAAACATTGCGGGCCTCGCCCGGGAAATCGACGAGCTGGCGCGCAAAACGCGCGAAGGGCGGCTCAGACCCGATGATATGCAGGGCGGAACCTTCACCGTGAATAATACGGGGTCATTCGGCTCGATTTTGTCCTACCCGATCATCAACTACCCGCAGGCGGCGATTCTGACGTTCGAATCGATCGTCAAGAAGCCGGTCGTCATCAACGACATGATCGCGGTCCGCTCGATGGCGAACATGTGCTTGTCGCTCGATCACCGCATTTTGGACGGCGTTATCTGCGGGCGCTTCCTGCAGCGGGTGAAGGAGAATTTGGAAGGTTACACCCTCGATACCAAGGTGTATTGA
- a CDS encoding alpha-ketoacid dehydrogenase subunit beta, translated as MAVIDYIDAIRTAMKEEMERDADVFVLGEDVGVKGGVFTTTKGLYEQFGEARSLDTPLAESAIAGVAIGAAMVGMKPIAEMQYSDFMFPATNQIISEAARIRYRSNNDWSCPVVIRAPIGGGVAGGLYHSQCPESVFFGTPGLKIVAPATPYDAKGLLIASIRDPDPVLYFENKKCYRMISGEVPEGDYVVPIGKANVVREGTDITVIAYSLPVHMAMQAADELAKEGISAHILDLRTIQPLDREAILEAAAKTGKVLIIHEDNKSGGVGAEVSAIIAEELLFDLDAPIKRLCGPDIPAGPYSPPLEKFFMLNKDKVKDAMRELALF; from the coding sequence ATGGCGGTAATCGATTATATTGACGCAATACGAACGGCAATGAAGGAAGAGATGGAACGGGATGCGGACGTATTCGTGCTGGGCGAGGATGTCGGCGTCAAGGGCGGCGTGTTCACGACGACGAAGGGGCTGTATGAGCAATTCGGCGAAGCGCGCTCGCTCGATACGCCGCTGGCCGAATCGGCGATCGCGGGCGTCGCGATCGGCGCCGCGATGGTCGGGATGAAGCCGATCGCGGAAATGCAGTATTCGGACTTCATGTTCCCGGCGACGAACCAGATCATCAGCGAAGCGGCGAGAATACGCTACCGCTCCAATAATGACTGGTCCTGTCCGGTTGTCATTCGCGCTCCGATCGGCGGCGGAGTGGCCGGCGGACTGTACCATTCGCAATGTCCCGAATCGGTCTTTTTCGGAACGCCCGGCTTGAAGATCGTCGCTCCGGCTACGCCTTATGACGCGAAGGGCCTTCTCATCGCCTCCATCCGCGATCCGGACCCGGTATTATACTTCGAGAATAAAAAATGCTACCGCATGATAAGCGGGGAAGTGCCGGAAGGCGATTATGTCGTTCCGATCGGAAAAGCAAATGTCGTGCGGGAAGGAACGGATATTACCGTCATCGCTTACAGCCTGCCGGTTCATATGGCGATGCAGGCTGCGGATGAACTGGCCAAGGAAGGAATCAGCGCGCATATTCTTGATCTGCGCACGATACAGCCGCTGGATCGGGAAGCGATTCTCGAAGCGGCGGCGAAGACGGGCAAAGTGTTGATCATTCATGAAGACAACAAGTCGGGTGGCGTCGGCGCGGAGGTATCCGCCATTATCGCGGAAGAGCTCCTGTTCGATCTGGACGCCCCGATCAAGAGACTGTGCGGCCCGGACATTCCTGCAGGACCGTACAGCCCTCCGCTGGAGAAGTTCTTTATGCTGAACAAGGATAAGGTCAAGGATGCCATGCGCGAGCTGGCGTTGTTCTAA
- a CDS encoding thiamine pyrophosphate-dependent dehydrogenase E1 component subunit alpha — protein MTPEANTRQKTRHESLGLSDEQAVDMYRKMRLARMYDERALLLQRAGKINFHVSGIGQEAAQIGAAFALDKEKDYFLPYYRDYGFVLSVGMTIRELMLAIFAKAEDPNSGGRQLPGHFGSKRLRIVTGSSPVATQVPHAVGIALAAKMRNEEAVSFVTLGDGSSNQGDFHEGCNFAGVHKLPMIVMVENNQYAISVPLDKQVAGRISDRALGYGFPGVRVDGCDVLEVYRAVKEARERAIRGEGPTLIEAVMYRLTPHSTSDNDMVYRTKEEVAENWKNDALPRYKAYLMECGLWSEEADAKLAADIKSLMDRELAYAEQAAFPAGEEALRHVYAEEEAGTWR, from the coding sequence ATGACGCCGGAAGCGAATACTCGTCAGAAGACGAGGCATGAGTCCCTCGGGCTCTCGGATGAACAAGCGGTTGACATGTACCGGAAGATGCGGCTTGCCCGCATGTACGATGAACGGGCGCTGCTGCTGCAGCGAGCAGGAAAAATCAATTTTCACGTGTCCGGCATCGGTCAGGAAGCTGCCCAGATCGGTGCGGCATTTGCATTGGATAAAGAAAAGGACTATTTTTTGCCTTATTACCGCGACTACGGATTCGTCCTCTCCGTCGGTATGACAATACGAGAATTGATGCTGGCCATTTTTGCCAAGGCCGAGGATCCGAACAGCGGCGGCCGGCAGCTGCCGGGCCATTTCGGCAGCAAGCGTCTTCGCATCGTAACCGGGTCCAGTCCGGTGGCGACGCAAGTGCCGCATGCCGTAGGGATTGCGCTGGCGGCGAAGATGCGGAACGAGGAAGCGGTCTCCTTCGTCACGCTGGGCGACGGTTCGAGCAACCAGGGGGATTTCCACGAGGGCTGCAATTTCGCAGGCGTGCATAAGCTGCCGATGATTGTGATGGTGGAGAACAACCAATATGCCATCTCCGTTCCTCTGGACAAGCAGGTCGCGGGCCGCATCAGCGACCGGGCCTTGGGCTACGGCTTCCCGGGCGTGCGCGTCGACGGCTGCGATGTGCTGGAGGTGTACCGCGCCGTCAAGGAGGCGCGCGAGCGGGCGATCCGCGGCGAAGGGCCTACCCTTATCGAAGCGGTCATGTACCGGCTGACTCCGCATTCGACTTCGGACAACGATATGGTCTACCGGACGAAGGAAGAAGTGGCAGAGAACTGGAAGAACGATGCGCTGCCTCGCTATAAGGCGTACTTGATGGAATGCGGCCTCTGGTCGGAGGAAGCGGACGCGAAGCTCGCCGCGGACATCAAATCGTTGATGGACCGCGAGCTTGCCTACGCCGAGCAGGCGGCCTTCCCGGCTGGAGAAGAGGCGCTGCGGCACGTCTATGCGGAGGAGGAAGCAGGCACATGGCGGTAA